Genomic window (Manduca sexta isolate Smith_Timp_Sample1 chromosome 26, JHU_Msex_v1.0, whole genome shotgun sequence):
tttttattatttatcgttcactttaatggtgaatgaaaatattgtaggGAAACCTACTTTCCTAAGATTTGTCCATAAGTCAAAATTCTTTCTTCTAATCCTGCCATATCTTTATGTATAAAGAAATTGTAATAGGCCGatgtatattttagatattgaaaCAGTAACTTTTTATTAAGGCAAAAACTACTACATGAAATTGAATGCATTTTCCAATGATGTATGGCTTGTGGTCTAACTTAAATATAAAGGCTCCATTTTGttccagaaaaatataaagctagaATTTAATGCAGGAAAACACTTGCATGTGGTCAGAGCCGcaaaaagctagtatttaataaatctgtataatttgtttgtatataaaGAATTCAGtatcatacatatattttttattttaggtattaaAATAACCAGACTTCACTTCATAGCCGCCATGGAGATGGTGTTGAAGCATCTTGGTTGGGAGAGCTTTATATTCATCGGACATTCAATGGGCTGTGAACAAGGTTGCCATGTCTAACCTGTATTTTTACCCATAACtgtacttacttatattataaattttataccataaaaagtaacctatagcacaCAGGAGTACTGTAGCTtcccattagtgaaaaaatcagtagttcttgagatttgagtgtttaaacaaacaagctcttcagctctataaaagattataatactatactaataatataaaataatttaaaaattgtccAAGAGACAAAAGATCTAGATCAAACATCTTAGAAATGTctagcaattaaaaaaatttacataactcACTTTCGATATGTTTGAAACTTAGATATTATAGGACACACTGTATGTATTTTGCTGATTTTATATCTTGTACCTGCGCAGGACCACGCTAGCCGGTGTTCGTTACTCGTTCCCCATCACGCGCCACATTACCTAACATAACCTTAGACCGTACTATACACACTATAgtgttaagtaattttatatttgtgaacaATATAAACTAATTAACCACTTTTATTGGCAACTTTTTCAGAGTCAAATGGAGGATTACAAAGAGCATTTAGAATACAATAATTAGTACCCCCAATGCCCACAATATGATTgccttaaaaacaaaaaaaaaaaaacattttcctaCTGACTGCCTCATTGGCGTAGATGTACTGCATacgtggtacgacagcgctcgtgaggtcctgggttcgagtcccgtgTGTGTGTATCATTTTCTTATATCCTTCCAGGTCTGTTCTACAACGCCGTTCACCCATGGCGCATCAGAAAGCAGATACTCCTGGATGCTATACCTTCTCTCCAGCGACTCCAAGTCTTCGATGTATCAGAATATTTCAAGACATTCTACGATAACTACTACAGTAACTATATGAAAGAGAATTTTGGTACCAAACTCTACACCAGAGAGAAGGCGATAGAGGCTGTCATGAGAGCGCGAGAGTTGACCAGAGAGCAGGGAGAACTCATTCTGGAGAGGAATCTTATCGATATGGGTGATAGGATGTTTAGgtaatttgcatttattttttacaatttagttttaaattatcagtATAAAAATCCATTAAGGAAGTCTACACAATACAATCTAGTATTGTGtcataatcttaattttttaaagtttttccaagataaaaagtagcctataacattcAGGAGTagtatagcttcctattagaaaaaagttttcaaaatcGACTTAGTAGTTCCTgggattagcacgttcaaatcaacaaactcttcagcgttgtataatagtatagaagtatagatatgtaCCCATGTGaagtagtgatgtaacgaatattcgcattcgcattcgtattcgcgaatattcgcatatttttagatattcgcattcgcattcgcattcgcaaaatttctgcgaatgttttgcgaatgtcaatatcagaaaaaaaaattttgaagataatagtagactgcctcggtggcatagttctactgcatgtgcggtacggcagcgctcaaaggtcctgggttcgaatcccggatcgggcaaagtgatatttgggtttttctgctcagtatcagcccggagtgtgaaatttgtgcccgacatggcgataggctcgcccctgtcacactattagacggaacacacttggcgaaaagtgggtgccttggttgcgcctctgcataccccttccgagataatattcgtaatactgtgtgtgtgtaatagtaggttaataaaatcaaaatctaaactaaaacaataaactataaatatagtctaaacaaacaaacaaaaaattatagactctcaaagaaaaatacctctctttcttaaaacataacaaataattaactatttttaccatgtttttaagttagtaattaaacttgagtagaggaatattaaactttaaaaataaacaaaattatttcgtttactttaataaagcttaaaaatgtaattctcattagaacttgtaacacattagcaactaagaaattaaaagcaattgaaagaaacaaaacaaattcttctataattttttatcagtctttacataactttctaatgtttagataattatcatcttagataataataaaatttagataatcatcatagaaaattggcgccaaatttgaacaaaaactaaacattcgcattcgcattcgcgaatgtcggtagcagatattcgcattcgcattcgcattcgcgaatgttcaaaaaatgacattcgttacatcactaatgTGAAGCAAAAACTTTGCAACTCTGTGTAAGCACATTGCGCAGTCGGAGGAGTTTGTACTTTGTCATAAttaaaggctatatatcatatgttattaatatataaattagacGGTCGAATTTGGAACACTGAATGACCACTTGCATTAATAATCTCTCTTTACAGATTGTCCTGGGATAACAGACTGAAGTCGCCAGCGCCTCAAAATTACACAAATGAGTATTATTATGCGTTGTTTTCCAAAAATACTCCCCCTACGTTACTACTGTCGGCCAGTGACGGAGCCAAAGGCTACGACAAGGGGAAAGAGGGCGCCCAAAAGTTGATAGCGGATTTGAAGAGCAACGTGGCAAATTTTCAATTGGTTGAGGTTTTGGGAGGTCACGATGTGCATTTTACGAACCCGGACCGCTGTGCGCCACACATATTGAAATTTTTGGAAAAGGATTTCGGCAGATCTAAGTTGTGATTTATCTGTGATATAGAGTATAAAGTCGCTGAGGTTATGGATTATAGATTATGAAATGAATGGTTGTagaaataaatggaaaataatGTCTTTTATTTTGACTCAATAACGAATTTAACGGCGGTAGCTTAGTTGCgtatgaaacggactgccaagatgaacgtctgcaggttcaaaacccaaaggcaacaattatctaaaattatacGTGTTTTGtggatttatcgcttgctttaatggtgaagagaaacctgcatatctgagaaatccTCTATAGCAATTTGAGGCCcgttgaagtctaccaatccgcactaggacagcgtggtgaactaaggtctaatacctctcagtagtagaggaagcttatgcccagcagtgggacactaaatacttaatacagggctaatatggattattattatatggattTTAGTATATCGAATTGCTGGTtgttataaaatgaatgaataaatttggattttatttttgactCAATAACGATTATTGCATCAATAATGTGTAAAGCctgacagaaaaataaaaaaatctgctttGAGAACGCCATTTTTGCTTCATTTTAAACTtgtcagtacaaaaaaaagtattcggTATTTTACACCATGCCGAGGtcctttattttctttgtcagGCCATACATGCCATATTATATCGAATCAATAACGAGTAATCCGGCGTGATAGTATGTGAGGCGGGCATATTTGCCTTTCGTATCATCTTTAGTTGCGTATAAAAACAACTATAATACAATTGTTTATCAACGTTAACCTCACGtcggttataatttaaaattgataaatttatataaacaactataaatttaactggtggtaggtctgtcatatgtgagagtacgtctgggtaggtaccaccgctataTCCAtatctaccgccaagcagcagtgtagtcactgttgtgttccggtttgaaggacattgtagccagtgtaactactggacataatgagacttaacatctcatgtctaggatggcgagcggagtggaataccaaacaatactttgtaaatcgaggtggtgttggatggtgtttctactgtttatgggcgctcgtatcgcttaccatcaagcggacgacaagctcgtcttgtcattcaaagcaagtaaaaataaatacttttaagcttacacagggAGAATTGAGAGACGATTAAATGATTGCGTAAAGTAGCTTTAAAAACAAGTTTGATGTTCAAAATGGCGATATCACTTTAATATTTCATgagaaaacaaacattttcgaGCCTCCTCACATCTCATCGAAAAACCTCCTGAATGCACCTTACCCAATGAAGTTATGTGGGCCACCATGGAGAGTTTTAACAtctcgtgtacggtggtcactttccgggcggatataaaatatatatcctgCCACCTGCAATGTATTGTAAAGATTACATTGCTTGCGTttgaataatttcttatttaccCGTGTTATGTTTATAGAAATCAAAATACTTAAGTAGTTAGAATATTGCAAATCCATTAATGGCTTGCACGCTGAAGCTTGGCAGTTTTTATTGATTGATAAGTAAAACAAGTTTAACCTCTCGTATGTGTGAACCGTGACATCTTcgtttatcataataataattcattattatttaaagcgaAGTATGCTAAAGtaaattttctattattatagaaaatcaTACCTTTGTTCAGTAATAAAGGTAGCtttccattaatttttattttcctaatatttttaatataaaatagtccTGCGATTACATTACCTTCTTGCTTAtcatagactagcttttgctcgcggctccgcccgcgttataaagtttttcaggctaaagttttccattataaaagtagtagtttcccgggagcctatattcttcccagggtttcaaactgtctccataccaaatttcatcttaatacgttgggtagtttttgagtttaagacgttcaggcagacagatgcagcgggggactttgttttataatatattttttttagaactttttaagaggaacaatcccgtcatacatcattgttgcataactttaaccgtttacgcagcgcacgcaacggaagcttttaaaacgaataaattgtccccgtatttgcaacatgtttcattactgctccgctcctattggtcatagcgtgataatatacagcctatagcaccccacaaataaagggctatccaacacaaaacgaatttttcagttcaaactggtagttcctgagattagccattactgctccgctcctattggtcatagcgtgatgatatataacttagagcaccccacaaacaaaggactattcaatacaaaaagaatctttcagttcgaatcggtagttcctgaaattagccattactgctccgctcctattgggtatagcgtgatgatatatagcctatagcaatccacgaacaaagggctatccaacgcaaaaagaatttttcagtttggaccagtagttcctgagattagccattactgctcctttcctattgggtatagcgtgatgatatatagcctatagcactccacgaacaaagggctatccaacgcaaaaagaatttttcagattggactggtagttcctgagattagcgcgttcaaacaaacaaacaaacaaactcttcagctttatataatagtatagattattattttgcaaaataaatgtacctacCGTAAAGGTTATTATGAAACTTTCTgttaaatctgtttttttttttctatttatatgttGACAGggaatcgtttttttttaaattataataaaatggagTACCTAGTTAATAAATTTGTGCTTGTGAAATCTTttgcattatttagattccgtcaataacTCTTCCACTAATTCGAAAAGCAGATCTCAtctaaatcagtttaaggtttaaactatagtaggtatgtatatgtatacagTATGTATACAgaaaaagaaacatatttttcgTTGTTCAGAACACTTCGTCATTTATTTAGTAATCATACATTTGATATTTATCCGTCTTTCCACATAATAATTTGAGGATTTGTACCTACTtagagataattaaaaaaataaacgtaagtAAATACTTACCTTTTTGGTCACTCGGAACATAAAAAAAGGTGTTATTACCTTTTTGGTCACTCGGAAtcgtataaacataaaaaaataaggtgttaataaatttgttttcggCAGTAATGCACCTTAAATGATTGGATTCTGCAATGATAGAACCAGTTCCACTGGCTCGTCCCGTGTGTCGTTAACgttttgttatgtattaaaaatgtctGTGCTAGCAAGTGTTGTGGTCTGCACCGGtgagtaattattaaataaatatgcactTGGCAGGTATATACACTTAGAGGGACCTAATAAGTATAAAAGAATTGAATGTAGTTTTATCGgggaatttaaaaaagtttatgtaaacaaatGACGATTTTCAATTAAGTCGATTTTCAGTTATGtctaacaatttgttttttattatttttcttttatatattttttaaattaagtaagttaTTGCAACAGAAACATTGAgataacaagttattattattttaaaaataattggcaTATTTAAGTTGAGCATTGCAATAATGTCAAGGGTTGGGGTCTAATATCTTGTGGCGCCTATAATGCTACCGAAACTAGGTCAAGCTTGCATCTTAGGGTACCTATAATCATTAAAAGTATCATAAGTAGCCGACTACGCAGAAAAATACAACCTTTCATGAAAGCACCTAATGTTTACGGTAAAAGGTTACTGAGTTTCGAGTTGAAATCCCCAAATCGAGCAAACCAATATTGCCTTTTTTTGGCTCAGTATCAGGCTGGACCTTGGATTactcaatacgaataactcACCCCCATGTACATCATGGAACAAAATACAAATGGCCAAAAGTGGATCGATTAGTAATTGCGTCTCTAACTAGCCCTTTTGAGATGAAAAGCGagtgtatttatttgtttaatttgataGTTGATCAATAGATTGATTAAAACACATTTGtataggtacattttatttaattgcttcTTTAATTATggcataaatttatttttagccgATCCCATAACTCGTCACGAATAAGCGAATTCACAAGGACAACATTGGCAAAGTTTTTACCACATACGTTCTTTTCAATGCCGTGGCGATTTCTGACGATAATCCAAGCAAACGAAGTAACTTTCGCGAAGTTTTGCTTAAGCCGGCCTCTCACAAGTGTAAAGTCGTAAATATTCGTACTACAGGAGCCTTGGTTACAAGTGCGCCGCTCATTACTTAGGGGATTATGACGCaatctttaaacatttttttcagttctGATGATGGTCAGTACGACGGCGGACCAGATTGAGTAAGTATTGACATCTCTTGGATACTGAATTTAACTGCTCAGTTTCAGAAATGAGAAGTTTTTCCAATTATTTACTTatctctttaataaaaatgcctATGCTTAATAcgtatatttatgataattggATACAGTTTAATCAAAATTAGGGCTGCCATCACCTAAATTGCCGACGCCggataaacacggcaaaaatcCCGGATGTTTGGGCGAAACACGGGTTTCCCCAGATacctctgaaaaaatattttttgcaacaaaaataaaaaaacattgttatatcgtttttattcatttatacagcttgttattattatttttttgtttttactaagttttattctattttatcgcttatttataaaaaaattgattttttttaacaaaaacctCAGCAGGACGGGCCCGTGACGCTCTTACTAGGACAAATCCGAGAAATTCCGGACGAATGGCAGTTCTAGTCAAAATGTACTAATCCAAAAATAAGTAGTTAATGATCAACACGCAATTTATCCAAATTTGATACTTTACTCATGAACATAACACACTAGGATCTATTTATATCTGACACAAAAAATATGCGATCAATCCacacatttttttgtacatAGAAATATCCTGCTGTAGCAAATAACACTCCCCAaatgtttaaaagtaattagTACATTTTGCCATAATTCGGTCTAAATCATAAGTGAtataacaacaaacaaaaataatataccagATCCTAAATAGGAATTGTTCTACAATTAGGTAGAACACAGCTTATGTAAATTAGGTAAATGGTTAAATCTGTTTAGTTGCTACgacataaaactagtttttttatattttagtattctcttgacgtttcgaaggctttgcaagCTTCATAGTCATGGTCACGtcaaattagaatataaaaaccgcaatataatccgaaaactatttatttttcgatatctaacattcgctttACATAAGAAGTCATTCCGTTTATTTAGTTTTCATGTAACTATTTAACAAGataacttgtaatttattatattttgaagtgCCCATCGTAGATTTCTCATAAATCATACTTATTATCAGAAAGGGACCTATTAGTTAAACTTTTAATTGGCCTTCTTTTATTAGAATTAGTCAGTACCTAACACAGAAGATAGTCCGACTATGGGATTCCAACTCTTCTGCTGTATTAGGTGCACTTATtccagtcccggatcttgaaatTTTGGAGgtggggcaaaatctggataatgccgaccccgaccacctatatttttaactttgtcatgatcatcatttcgcgcccgcgggaaatatttatgtgtgtaatgttctggttgtctcagtagtcaaagttacGTTTATTATaagttgtgtattcgtctgcaAAGTTTGGAATTGCagccctctgaattcgccgcctGGGGCGGACTTATTCCGACAATCTCGATAACCCAAATGTAGTCGTAAGCAGGGACCCTGCATAATGCCACCATTTCCGGCCCACGGCTCCTATCTGAGCTCTCCAAAGTCTTCCCCTGGTGATCAGCTGGAGAATGCCGTGCTCAACATCACCTGCGATGCTGACTACCATCTAGTGGGAGAAAGGACTGTTACGTGCATCTCCGACTGGTGGTCAGATGACATGCCCGAGTGCTTACGTGAGTACTTAAACATTACTCATGTATCAAAAGGGCAACTTTGACCCTGAAAGGAAGAAAGTGAAAATTATgtagggtcattttaacattgcgttaataaaaaactacatactcgtcttcatcttgGCTAACAATGTACCAAAAaccatccatgaataacgaatattttcactataagtcccggttttatttttctgattttttgatcacaAATATATCACATGAGGAGAGCATTTCTAACGGAAAGTGCTATGTTACTGCtacgacaaattctcttagagtaaatGCCATTAGgctgtgtaaaattaaaataaattttgatttatatttattttgttcaaagcTTCTACTTTTTTACTAACATCTTATAGGTATGTGATTAcatttagtaaagcaatgtcAAGACGACCCAGTAGAATAATACATATGAAACACAGGCTACCACTTACTAAGGATATAAAATAACTAGCAAAATGAAGATTATCAGCATAGAAAGCTAAAATTACTTTGTTCCAGCGTTCTGTAAGGCTGGTAAGAAGTCCTGGGTTGTCGGTTGTGATTCGGGCGCCTCTCAGTGCGTCATCACACCCAGTAATCTACCAAGTCTCGGACACAGAACCCTCAGCCAAAATCAAAGTCAGTATCCAAAACCAGCCACATAAAAAATCTATCAATCCCATTTTATTTCTCAGTCTTGTGACGATGATTTTAAGTTGCGcatcaaattttttttattacatctcCGAGGCTGTATCTAAACGAATCCAAATTTTCTCGTGTAAACATGTCTTGGGTAGGTACAGCCCCTGAAGAGCGTGAGTAAGTGAGTATAGATGTTGTTGAGTGTTGAAATGGTCCCTAATAGTGTTATCCAAATATAAGAAATACAAGATTTTGCGattgtgaataatattttaaaaaactgtaACCGAAATCATTTCTGGATTAATGGTTATTCcatatcaatttattaatattagttcgGTGATTTGGGTTTAAAACTGGAATAGACGGACAGGCAATCAATTACTTCCACAATTACAATGTTAGCATGgattaaacaatttgttttatgtgaCTGAGTCAGACTGCGGTACTGTGGGACCCATCACCGACAGGATCATTGCGGGCGGCTACCAGGCCGTTCTCTATGACGCGCCATGGCACGCGGGGCTCTACACGAAGGCCACCATGCCTTACATGCAGATATGCGGCGGCACCCTCATCGCAAGGGACGTCGTGGTGACTGGTAATCCGTCATCTACTAATACATAAAGCTCAAGAGTTTGATTGTTTGAACATGCTTATCTCAGACACTGAATAAAGtgatcgtaattttttttcactaataggaattTAAATTACTCCTGAATTTTATAGGTACTTGGAAAATcttttcacgcgggtggaaGCGTGAAGAAAACCTAGTGGTTATAGAGAGTACTTGTCACAAGTTAACTacgataaaatcataattagcAGTCACTAAAAGTACAAGAaagccacc
Coding sequences:
- the LOC115450178 gene encoding serine hydrolase-like protein 2, with the translated sequence MKILNEWFIEAPWGKIALISWGSPGGEPVLLIHGRQDSASTFIPLLELMPEQYYYVGIDMPGNGRSDPFPVGIKITRLHFIAAMEMVLKHLGWESFIFIGHSMGCEQGLFYNAVHPWRIRKQILLDAIPSLQRLQVFDVSEYFKTFYDNYYSNYMKENFGTKLYTREKAIEAVMRARELTREQGELILERNLIDMGDRMFRLSWDNRLKSPAPQNYTNEYYYALFSKNTPPTLLLSASDGAKGYDKGKEGAQKLIADLKSNVANFQLVEVLGGHDVHFTNPDRCAPHILKFLEKDFGRSKL